A genome region from Sceloporus undulatus isolate JIND9_A2432 ecotype Alabama chromosome 1, SceUnd_v1.1, whole genome shotgun sequence includes the following:
- the MIS18BP1 gene encoding mis18-binding protein 1 isoform X2: MSWKAIPLSLIPGGTPLKDLVKYQVDGTCGSSAKQTIFPAVVLDHKNVCLEKEIKKGNIFQSTLIAGGSCDKEFIDLSEIKPVAEGSAPPLSCVNQEAVPLRQNSFLKRKAGEQMPFESPAKIFLRMKARTALKAQERKLLDTNSTADYILTPERCSDRLGRQGKIPKAEDDKPKEDLAEKPLGEPQVGKVSSIGVNRNTCGPVAGSQAFKSPHRFFSRVKQKLRQKLVQRVDAPVCQTKQNDPPSAALKPPSVTSNLAPQLNDLNGECINAPVSQDDTFIVEPVDPGCETFNLTVDVMDMSCGPIKPAQPLEEVAPRRLSQERRAAHLSSEKFGPGGQPVLGLGSQMPSQHLCDIIFGTPKVHIPRKQKTGGTACKPPMATPYADKASDGNKVEQQRIHISEWRIKVINNNTAVCLEGKRRDMNDIYWHSNAIVERIAHKQVKTLSGNIYVLEGRVDASIMKKEGMPSTFIKRFDSGIPRNWKMLVDDLLRSLRRKDRRSEDDSEGEDPVEMERLEELGVLPKDVKKKAKAKDVTYDVIDLQSNKKLGAQQKLSCFQNDPNVSFTRSGRCVKPPMQYWCGERILVDQEFNVTVTKGGTNYLAPVRFIFPSFCLFSIVLEWVELAEVFNKFLEALLSVSSARPQAKNRFRSPKENGVGNLEANKEVPPSQAKERTVRRAERVTREPENGYQQNLQQFVSDSEESDPELVINEICKRQAIVTLTPLNHKHLHEKNFKCSNQPGQKQNLPQQDRETNGCRTSYMEGKAAASKDPKQVRPQQPTEVSIPGTSDDDDDDDILCIKRKIQPPFRRGALRREQRDARKKPLQVVKATVNSETPSSQSKTMVVAHLGQDGRSETLPGENSSPDLAGGPAGHQERNRQGSHKGIAQATAGVLETESESEANIGERLPKKGRKEVAAAKANGQAASRTESASGAGRAPGKRQWWAIGDSLTDVNEDWSDKEVEKLHRAMASFPKHKNGFWLDVAMRVGSRTTEECQQRGGGQAACDRCCQGGDAETEAADAEFSRADAQGQPRRHLHRNSLSE, translated from the exons ATGTCCTGGAAGGCCATTCCCCTCAGCCTCATCCCTGGAGGCACGCCTCTAAAAGACCTGGTGAAATATCAGGTGGATGGGACTTGTGGTTCATCTGCTAAACAAACTATTTTTCCTGCAGTGGTTCTTGACCATAAAAATGTTTGCTtggaaaaagagattaaaaagggAAACATCTTCCAGTCCACTTTAATAGCTGGTGGCTCTTGTGATAAAGAATTCATTGACCTCAGTGAGATAAAGCCAGTTGCTGAAGGATCGGCACCACCTTTGTCTTGTGTGAACCAGGAGGCTGTGCCACTGAGGCAGAATAGCTTTCTCAAACGCAAGGCTGGCGAGCAGATGCCTTTTGAGTCTCCGGCAAAAATCTTTTTAAGAATGAAGGCCAGGACAGCCCTTAAGGCTCAAGAAAGGAAGTTACTGGACACAAACAGCACTGCAGATTACATCCTCACCCCTGAGAGATGTTCCGACCGTTTGGGAAGACAAGGCAAGATCCCAAAAGCTGAAGATGACAAACCAAAGGAAGACTTGGCTGAGAAGCCTCTTGGAGAGCCCCAAGTGGGAAAAG TGTCCAGTATTGGAGTgaacagaaatacatgtggtCCAGTTGCAGGTTCTCAGGCTTTCAAATCTCCTCACAGGTTCTTCTCACGCGTAAAGCAGAAGTTGCGGCAGAAACTGGTGCAAAGAG TAGATGCTCCAGTTTGCCAAACCAAGCAGAATGACCCTCCTTCAGCAGCACTGAAGCCACCTTCAGTCACATCCAATTTAGCCCCGCAGTTAAATGATCTGAATGGAGAGTGTATAAATGCTCCTGTCTCTCAGGATGATACATTTATCGTGGAACCAGTTGATCCAGGATGTGAGACTTTCAATCTGACAGTTGATGTTATGGACATGAGCTGTGGTCCTATTAAGCCTGCGCAACCCTTAGAAGAAGTGGCACCTAGAAGGCTATCCCAAGAAAGAAGAGCAGCGCACCTATCCAGTGAGAAATTTGGCCCTGGAGGACAACCAGTGTTGGGACTGGGGTCTCAGATGCCTTCACAGCACTTGTGCGATATTATTTTTGGTACGCCAAAAGTCCACATACCAAGGAAACAAAAAACAGGCGGGACTGCTTGCAAGCCCCCTATGGCTACTCCTTATGCTGACAAAGCCAGTGATGGCAACAAAGTG GAACAGCAGAGGATCCATATCAGTGAATGGAGAATCAAGGTGATCAACAACAATACAGCTGTTTGcctggaagggaaaaggag AGATATGAATGATATTTATTGGCACAGCAATGCGATTGTGGAAAGAATTGCACACAAACAAGTTAAAACTTTATCTGGAAATATCTATGTCTTAGAAGGGCGTGTAGATGCAAGCATCATGAAGAAGGAAG GAATGCCATCTACATTCATCAAGAGGTTTGACTCTGGGATTCCAAGAAACTGGAAAATGCTTGTTGATGATCTGCTTCGCAGTTTGAGGAG GAAAGATCGGAGAAGTGAGGATGACAGTGAAGGAGAAGATCCTGTGGAAATGGAGAGATTGGAAGAACTGGGAGTTCTGCCCAAAGATGTCAAGAAAAAGGCGAAAGCGAAAGATGTCACTTATGATGTAATAGACCTGCAGAGTAATAAAAAACTCG gTGCACAGCAAAAACTGTCCTGTTTCCAGAATGATCCGAATGTGAGTTTCACCCGCAGCGGCCGGTGTGTTAAGCCACCCATGCAGTACTGGTGCGGAGAACGAATTCTTGTTGATCAAGAGTTTAATGTTACAGTGACCAAAGGGGGCACCAATTACTTGGCACCTGTAAGAtttatttttccatctttctGTTTGTTCAGCATTGTCCTGGAATGGGTGGAACTGGCAGAAGTTTTCAACAAGTTCCTAGAGGCACTTTTG AGCGTGAGCAGTGCACGGCCGCAGGCCAAGAACAGATTCCGGTCCCCAAAGGAAAATGGAGTGGGTAACCTGGAGGCAAACAAAGAAGTACCTCCCAGCCAAGCTAAAG AAAGAACTGTCAGAAGAGCTGAGAGGGTCACCAGAGAACCTGAGAATGGATATCAACAAAATTTGCAACAGTTTGTTTCTGACTCTGAAGAAAGTGACCCTGAACTGGTTATTAATGAGATCTGCAAAAGACAAGCTATAGTTACACTGACACCCCTGAACCACAAGCATTTGCATGAAAAGAACTTTAAATGCAGCAACCagccaggacagaagcaaaaCTTGCCACAGCAGGACAGAGAAACGAATGGGTGCAGAACAAGCTATATGGAGGGCAAGGCAGCTGCCTCCAAGGACCCAAAACAAGTGCGCCCTCAGCAGCCAACGGAGGTGAGCATTCCTGGCacaagtgatgatgatgatgatgatgatatcctatGCATTAAGAGGAAGATCCAGCCCCCTTTCAGAAGAGGGgctttgaggagggagcaaagggACGCGAGGAAAAAGCCCTTGCAAGTAGTCAAAGCAACGGTGAATTCTGAAACCCCGTCTTCTCAGAGCAAAACGATGGTGGTTGCTCACCTTGGCCAGGATGGCAGGTCAGAGACGCTACCTGGAGAGAACTCCTCTCCTGATTTGGCTGGAGGCCCTGCTGGGCATCAGGAGAGGAACAGGCAGGGGTCACACAAGGGGATCGCACAGGCCACAGCGGGTGTCCTGGAGACAGAGTCAGAAAGTGAAGCCAACATTGGGGAGCGCCTGccgaaaaaaggaaggaaggaagtggcagcGGCAAAAGCCAATGGCCAGGCTGCCAGCCGGACAGAATCTGCGAGTGGGGCTGGCAGGGCGCCTGGCAAACGGCAATGGTGGGCCATCGGGGATTCCCTCACAGATGTGAATGAGGATTGGAGTGACAaggaagtggaaaaactgcacag AGCAATGGCTTCCTTTCCTAAACACAAGAACGGCTTCTGGCTGGACGTAGCCATGAGGGTGGGATCGAGAACCACCGAAGAATGCCAGCAGAG AGGAGGGGGCCAAGCAGCCTGTGACCGTTGCTGCCAAGGTGGGGACGCTGAAACGGAAGCAGCAGATGCGGAATTTTCTCGAGCAGATGCCCAGGGACAACCACGACGACATCTTCACCGCAACTCCCTTTCAGAATAG